In the genome of Armatimonadota bacterium, the window GCCTTCGCCCACGGCGGCAAGGACGGCCATCCCTACCCGGTGGACCGGGAAGTCTACGACCGGACCATCGCGGTCCTGGAAGAGGCAGTGCGGCGGGCTCAGGTGGGAGATCCCGAACGCCTGGCCGCCCTGCGCCGGCTGCACGCGTTCGTCCGAACCTGACCTCGCCGGAGGGGCCTATTCCAGCAACCCTGCCTCCCGCAGGACGGCCTCCACGCGCTGCATCCCGGTCCGGTCCACAGGCCGTACGGGCGGCGCCGGGGGCCCTGCGGGAATCCCCAGCAGGGTGAGGGCGCCCTTGAGTCCGGCGATGATCCCGCTCTGCGGCCCCCCGACCCCGGTGTCGTAGACCCGGGTCAGGTCCGCGACTGCAGCCTGGAGGCGGGCGGCGGACGTCCAGTCTCCGGCGGCGGCGGCGTCAAAGACGGCGACCAGGTGACGCCCGGCGATATTCCCCAGCGAGGGGACGGTCCCCTGGGCTCCCACCAGCACCGCCACGTCGGTCAGCAGGTCCGTCCCCAACAGCATGCGGAAATCCCGCCCCCCTCCGCGCAGGACCGCCGTCCACCGGCGAAACCGGGTGACATCTCCCCAGGAGTCCTTTAAGCCGATGACCCGGGAGTCGGCCGCCAGTTCCCGGCACACGGCCAGGGGCAGGTCCACCTTGGTCGTCTGGGGGATGTTGTACAGGAGGACCGGAAGGGTCGTGGCCTCCAGCACGGCCCGGAAGTGACGGAGCAGCTCGTCGGGATCGGGCGGGTAGTAGTAGGGGGCGGTGGCCACCACCGCGTCGGCCCCCAGATCGGCCGCCTGGCGGGCCCGGGCGGCGGCGTGGGCCGTGGTGGGACCCAACACGCCGGCCAGCAGGGGCAGCCTCCCCCGCAGTGCCCGGTGGGTCTCCGCCACCAGCCGGGCCCACTGCGTGTCGGTGAGGGCGGCCGCCTCCCCCGTGGTGCCGGCCACGAAGATCGCGTGCACGCCCTGGCCCACCAGGAACTCCACCAGCGCCTCCACGCCGCGCTCGCTGACCGTGACCCCATCGTCCTCCAGCGGCGTGATCATGGGCACCACAATTCCCCGTACCCGCTCGGGAGCAAGCGCCATGTCGGTCTTTCCCCCTTCAGGCGGCGTCCGGCACGCGGGCCCGCCGCGCCACCCCCCGCAGGGCCGTCACCGCCGGCACCATCCAGACCAGCAGGCTCAGGCCTCCCAGCACGGCGCTGATGGGCCGGCTGACGAACAGCGCCAGGTTCCCCTCGCTTTTGATGAGGCTGATCATGAAGTTCTGCTCCAGCAGCGGGCCCAGCACCAGCCCCAGGACGACCGGGGCCACCGGGAACTCCAGCGCCTCCAGGAGGAAGCCCACCACGCCCATGACCAGCATCAGGCCGACGTCGAACAGGCTGTTGTTGATGGCGTAGGCCCCGACGATGCACATCATCAGGATGACCGGCATCAGCACGTTGCGGGGCACGCGCAGGATCTGGCTGCTGAGCTGAATGGCCGCGAACCCCAGGGGCACCATCAGGAGGTTGGCCAGGATGAAGGTCAGGTAGATGGCCACCAGCACGTTGGTGTAGTCGTGCAGGATGGCCGGGCCGGGCCGCATGCCCTTCATCATCAGAATGCCGATGACCACCGCGGTGAAGGCGTCCCCGGGGATGCCGAAGACCAGGGTGGGGATCCACTCGGCCGCCAGGTCGGAGTTGTTGGCGACCCCGGACTCCACGATGGCCTCCATGGACCCCCGGCCGAACTTGTGCGGCTCCCGGGAGAACCGGCGGGACACCCCGTAGGCCAGCCAGGCTCCCATGTCGGCTCCCGCCCCCGGCAAAGCCCCGGTGATCAGGCCGATCACTCCGCCCCGCAGGGCGTTGACCCGGTACCGCCAGACCGTGCGCACGGCCGGCCGGAAGGTCGCCCGGGCCTCCAGGCG includes:
- a CDS encoding tripartite tricarboxylate transporter permease → MADLVLTTLQTLAQPHVLGVIVLAALYGLFVGAIPGLTVTMAVALFVPFAFFLDPIPAMAAIVTLQAMGIFAGDIPAALVRMPGTPASAAYTADSYALSQQGQARLVLAVDVVASALGGLMGAAALIVGASVLAEFALKFSSYEFFWLAVLGLSTTAFIATGSPLKGLVSVVLGLLLSTVGIDITLGFPRFTFGTAYLLEGISFIPAMIGLFGVAEVLRTVLKGEMHLAYARLEARATFRPAVRTVWRYRVNALRGGVIGLITGALPGAGADMGAWLAYGVSRRFSREPHKFGRGSMEAIVESGVANNSDLAAEWIPTLVFGIPGDAFTAVVIGILMMKGMRPGPAILHDYTNVLVAIYLTFILANLLMVPLGFAAIQLSSQILRVPRNVLMPVILMMCIVGAYAINNSLFDVGLMLVMGVVGFLLEALEFPVAPVVLGLVLGPLLEQNFMISLIKSEGNLALFVSRPISAVLGGLSLLVWMVPAVTALRGVARRARVPDAA
- a CDS encoding dihydrodipicolinate synthase family protein, which encodes MALAPERVRGIVVPMITPLEDDGVTVSERGVEALVEFLVGQGVHAIFVAGTTGEAAALTDTQWARLVAETHRALRGRLPLLAGVLGPTTAHAAARARQAADLGADAVVATAPYYYPPDPDELLRHFRAVLEATTLPVLLYNIPQTTKVDLPLAVCRELAADSRVIGLKDSWGDVTRFRRWTAVLRGGGRDFRMLLGTDLLTDVAVLVGAQGTVPSLGNIAGRHLVAVFDAAAAGDWTSAARLQAAVADLTRVYDTGVGGPQSGIIAGLKGALTLLGIPAGPPAPPVRPVDRTGMQRVEAVLREAGLLE